CGGCCCTCGGCGAGGCGCTCGAACGCTGGCGCGAGGTGGTGCCGCCGGAAGTTCGGCTGATCAATGTCTACGGCCCGACGGAGACCACGATCTCGGTCACCTCCGCCGATCTCTCGGGCGACTCCTCTGCGCCCGGCCGAGTCTCGATCGGTCGGCCGATGCCCGGTGTCCGGGTCTACGTCCTCGATCGCCGTGGCGAGCCGGCCTTGGTGGGTGCGGCGGGCGAGCTGGCGATCGGCGGCGGCACCCTGGCCCGTGGCTACCTCGACGCGCCCGGCGCCACCGCCGACGCCTTTCGTCCCGACCCCTTCTGCGGGCAACCCGGCGCCCGCCTCTACCGCAGCGGCGATCGGGCGCGCTTCGCTTCGAACGGGCAGCTCGAAGTGCTCGGCAGGCTCGATCGTCAGATCAAGCTGCGCGGGTTCCGCATCGAGCCCGGCGAGGTCGAGGCGGTGCTGGCGGCCTGCCCGGGGGTGCGTGCGGCGGTGGTCATGGCGCGGCAGACAGCCGCCGGTCCGGCGCTCGCTGCCTGGGTGGCGAGCGCGCGGCCGATCGAGGAGGTGGTCGCCGCCGCGGCGGAGCGATTGCCGAAACCGCTGCGCCCTTCCCTCTGGGCCGCCGTCGACCGCTTCGAGACGACGACCTCCGGCAAGGTCGATCTGCGCCAGCTGCCGTCGCCCGCACCGCTCGCCTCCACGACAGGCCGCGGCGGGGAGCGATCGGTCGAGGAGGAGACCCTGGCGGTCCTCTGGCAGCAGGTGCTGGGCGGCGAGGAGCCAGGACCCGACGACGACTTCTTCGCCCTCGGGGGGCACTCGCTGCTGGCGGCGCGACTGATCCCGCGGGTGCGCGAGGCCTTCGGGGTCGAAATGCCCCTGTCGGACCTGTTCGAAGCGCCGACGCTGCGAGCGCAAGCGATCCGGCTCACCGAACGGCTGCGACAGCCGCTCCGCCCATCGCCACCGCCGCTCGCTCCCGCCACCGACCGCCGCCGGCTGTCCGCCGGTCAGCGGGCGCTCTGGTTCGTCGACCGGCTCGATCCGGGAAGCCCCGCCTACGGCATCTCGTCGGCGATTCGGCTCGAGGGCGACCTCGACCCGCTCGCCCTGCGCACTGCCTGGAGTGCTCTCGCCGAGCGCCACGAGGTTTTGCGGACGCGCTTCCCGGAGGAGGACGGCGAGCCCGTGGCCCGGCCGCTGGCGCCGCCTTCCCCGGAAAGCTGGCCGCTGATCGACCTCGGTGCGCTGGCTTCGCCGGCGGCGGACCGGGAGGCGCGCCGCCTCGCCGGCGCCGAGTCGCGATTCCGCTTCGACCTCGCCGGCGCGGGACCGCTGCGGGTGCTCTTGCTGCGGCACGGGGACCGGCGCTGGGACCTGCTGGTCAATGTCCATCACATCGCGACGGACGGAACGTCGATGACGATCTTGTTCGCCGATCTGCAGCGCCTCTACGGTGATCTCGCCGCCGGCCGCCGGCCGACGCTCGAGCCGCTACCGCTCCAGTACGGCGACTACGCGGCCTGGGAAAAGCGCTGGCTCGACCGGCCGGACGTCGCCGGGCCGCTGCTCGAGAGCTGGCGCGCCCGCCTCGGGGGCGAGCTGCCGAAGCTCGCCTTACCGGTCGATCGTCCCGCCGGCAGCGATGCCACGCCGGGCGTTGCCGAATCGGGCGATACCGGCGCCTCCCGATCGCGCGGTGGGGTGGTGCCGCTGGCGGTCTCGCGGGAGCAGCTCTCGCCGGTGCTCGCCGCTGCGGCCGAACGCGGCGCAACGCCGTTCGTCGCTTTTCTCGCCGCCTGGAAACTCTACCTCGCTCAGCTCACCGGCGAGCGCGATCTGCGGGTCGGCACGCCGGTGTCGGTGCGTCCGGCGCGGGTCCTCGAGCAGGTGGTCGGGCTGTTCGCCAACACCTTGGTTCTGCGCACCTCCTTGGACGACGATCCGACCTTTCTCGCCGCTGTCGACCGCGTGCGAGGCACCGCGATCGCCGCCTGGGCCGCCCGCGAGCTGCCCTACGAGCGGCTGGTGGCGGCGCTGCGCCCGGACCGTGCCGCCGGCGCGGCGCCGCTCTATGAGGTCTGGTTCGTGCTTCAGGACGAGCCGCCGCGACTCGCCATTCCCGGGCTGTCGGCAGAGCTGCTGGTCACCGACGTGGCGCCGCCGGCGAAGTTCGACCTCGCCCTCAACCTGACCCTGCACGACGGCGCGCTGCGCGGTTTCGTCGAGCACGACCCGGCGCGAATCTCCGAGACCACCGCCCGCCGGTTGGCCGCCGGCTATGTCGACTTGCTGTCGGCCATCGCTGCCGACCCGGCCCGGCCGCTGTCCGAACTCGCCGCCCAGATCTCCGAGGAGGAGCGCTCTACCCGGGCGGCGCGCCGACGCGGTTTCGAAAGCGCGCTGCGCTCCGGCCTCGCCACGCGCCGCGCGGTCGTCATCACGAATTCCACTCCAGAGGAGCCCGAGTCATGACCAATCCCCGTTCCGTTCCACCTCCCACCCTGCCTGGCATCGGCGCCGTCCGTCGGCGCGCCGTGGCCTCCCCTTCCGCCGCCGTCACCTGCGAGCCCCTTGCCGGCGGTTCACCGGTGGTGGTCACCCCCGCCGCTGGTGCCGACCTCGACCTCGAAGCCTGGGCGGCGGGAGAACGGGAGAGCGTCGATCGCTGGTTCGCCGAGCACCGAGCCCTGCTCTTCCGCGGCTTTCGGGTGGACGGCCTGGAGGCCTTCCGCAGCTTCGCCGGGGCCACCGCCGACGGCGATCCGCTCGACTACCGTGACCGGTCGACGCCGCGGCCGGAGCTCGGCCGGGGCGTCTACGTCTCGACCGTCTACCCGCCGGCGCGCTCGATCGATCTCCACAACGAGGGCACCTACTGGGTTCGCTTCCCACTCAAGATCTACTTCGGATCGCTGATCGTCGCAGACGAAGGCGGCGAGACGCCGATTGCCGATGTCCGTCGGGTGCTCGCCCGCTTGCCCGAGACGGTGCGTGAGCGCTTTCGGCGTCTGGGCGTTCTCTACGTCCGCAACTACAACGACGGCTTCGGCCTGCCGTGGCAGGAGGTTTTCCAGACGGAAAGCCGCGAGGAGGTCGAGGACTACTGCCGCGGCAACGCGATCGAGCTCGAGTGGAAAGCGGGCGATCGCCTCCGGACTCGACAACATCGACCGGCGATACGCCGCCATCCGGTGACCGACGAAGAGATCTGGTTCAACCACGCCCTCTTCTTTCATACCTCGTCGCTCGATTCCGAGATGCGGCGGACCCTGCTCGCCGACCTGGGCGAGGAGGGGCTTCCCTACGCCACCTACTACGGCGACGGCTCGCCGATCGAGCCCGAGGTGACGGCGGCGATTCGACAAGCCTACGAGCAGGAAACCATCGCTTTCCCTTGGCAAACGGGCGACGTTCTGATGCTGGACAACCTCTGCTTCGCGCACGGCCGGCGGCCGTACCGCGGTGAGCGCCAGGTGGTGGTGGCGATGATGGAGCCGGTGGCCGGATGAGCGAAGCGGCTTTTCGTGCGTCGCCGCAGCAGCGCCGTGCCTGGACGTTGCGCCGCCACGGCGGTTCGTCGGCTCGGCCCTTCGGTGCTCACCTCGCCTTCTCCGCCGCGCCCGGATTGCCATCCGGAATCGAGGCGGCGCTGCGGCGGGCGGTGGTGGCGGCGACCGCTCGGCACGAAGTGCTGCGCACCCGGCTGGAGCAGCCGCCCGGGCACTCCGTACCGGTGCAGCGGATTGCGCCGCAGGCGGGAGCCCCGCCTGCGGTGGTCGATCTCTCTCATCTCGGAGAGCGGGCCTGGCGCGAGACCGCACACCGGTTGGCGGCCGGTGCGCCGCTCGGTTCCGACCTCGGCGCTTCCCCCTTCGGCGCCCTCCTGCTGCGCCTCCCCGGCGGCGAGTCGGCGGTTTTGCTCTCGCTGGCGAGCGCTGCCGGAGACGCCGCCTCGGTGGCCGCCTTGGCCGCCGAGATCGCCTCCGAAGCCAATGGCTCCGAGGCGCCGGAGCCCGCCCTGCAGTACCCGGACGCGGCCGAGTGGCAGCTCTCTCTGCTGGAAGGTGATGCAGCGGCCGAAGGGCGCGACTTCTGGCACCGCCGGCGGAACCGCGAGAGTGCAGGTGCTGGGGTCGATGAAGCCGTACCTCTGGCGACCGCGGGCGACGGTCCGTTTCGGCCGCAGGAGCTCCGTCGGTCGGTCTCGGCGGGCACACGGTCGGCGGTGGAGGCGATCGCCGCCGATGCCGGCTGCGATCCTTCCACGGTCTGGCTGGTCGCCTGGGCTTGGCTACTCGCCCGCCTCGCCGATCGTCCGCGGGTCACCGTCGGGGCTCTCGCCGACGGTCGCCGCCTCGACGAGCTGCGTTCCGCCCAAGGTCCGTTCGCCCGCTACTTGCCGCTGGTCTTGGAGCCCGACCCGCGACGTCCGCTGGTCGAGGCGGCTCGTCGCGTGGCCGAAGCGCTGGAAGAGGCGATGGGCTGGCAGGAGGCCCTGGCTCCCGACGAGATTCCGGCCCCCGAGCTGCTCTTCGAGTTGGCTCCGCCGGTCGTGCTCGACGAACCGTTCCGGGTGGTGGGTCGCCACGCGATGAGCGAGCCCTTCCTTCTCCGTCTGGCGCTCGACCACTTCGCCGTGGGGGAAGAGGGGGGCGAGGCCGGCGCGACGACGCTGATTCTCGGTCGCGACGCCTCGCGCATCGACTCCGCCGTGGCCGAAGAGTGGCTGGCAGCGTTGGTCGCACTGATCGAATCGGCCGCCGAGAATCTCGCTGCGCCGCTCGCTTCGCTGCCGTTGGCGATTCCGTCCGACGCGGTTCGATCTTCCGCCCCCGTGCCGGCGTCCGCAGGGCCCGCGACCCTGAGCGGCGAGGCCCCCGATGTGGTCGAGGTCATCGCTCGACGGGCCGCGGAGCAGCCCGAAGCGACCGCCGTCCTCGACGCCTCCGGCGCCGCGTCCTACGGCGAGATCGCTGCCGACGCGGCGCGCCTCGCCGACCGCCTCACGGCGCTGGGAATCGGCGCCGACGACGTGGTCGCCATCCACCTGCCGCGGGACCGCCGTTTCGTCGCGGCGGTGCTCGGCACGATGGCCTCCGGCGCCGCGTACCTGCCGCTCGATCCCGGCTACCCGCGGCCGCGGCTCCTCGGCGCCATCGCGGACGCCGGTGCCCGCATCCTGGTGACCGGCGAGCCCGAGGGAGAGGCGGAAACTCTCACCGAGGAGTTCGCCGAGGGCGGCGGCACGGTGCTCCGACCGGACACCCTCGATGGCGGGACGCCGTCGCTGATCCCGCGGCCGGTGTCGCCCGCGGTCGCCGCCTATGTGCTGTTCACCTCGGGCTCGACCGGCAGGCCCAAAGGGGTGGTGGTTTCACGGGGCGCTCTCGCCGCCTCGACCGCCGCCCGCGGCGTCCACTACCGCGAGCCCGTCGGCGTTTACCTTCTGCTGTCCTCGTTTTCCTTCGACAGCAGCGTTGCGGGGCTCTTCTGGGCCCTCGCCGACGGCGGCGCGCTGGCGCTGGCACCGGGCGGCTTCCAGTGGGACCTGCGGGGTCTGCTGGCTACCGCCGAAGGCTGGGGCGTGACCCATCTGCTGGCCCTACCCTCCCTGTGGTGGCTGCTGCTCGAAGAGAAGGCGGCTGCAGACCGGTTCCCCGAGCTCCGCTGCGTGATCGTTGCGGGAGAGGCGTGCCCGGCTTCCCTGGTCGAGCTCCACCGCCGGGTGACGCCGGAGGCCGAGCTGCACAACGAGTACGGTCCGACCGAGGGCACGGTGTGGGCGAGTGTCGCCGAGCTCCGCAGCGAGGCGCCGGGAGCAGCCGTGCCGATCGGGTGGGCCGCCCCCCACGCCCACCTGCACTTGCGCGACCGAAACTTCGGCGGCCCTCTCCCGGCCGGAGCGCCCGGCGAGCTGCTGATCGGCGGTGCCGGCGTGGCGCGCGGCTACATCGGACGGCCGGCAGAGACGGCGGCGCGCTTCGTGCCCGATCCCTGGTCTGGAGCCTCCGGCGCTCGCCTCTACCGCAGTGGCGACCGCGCCTGGCGGCGCGGTGATGGTGCGCTGGTGTTCCTCGGCCGCAGCGACCGCCAGGTGAAGGTGCGCGGGCATCGGATCGAACCGGCGGAGATCGAACGGCTGCTGGGCGAGCACCCGAAGGTGCGGGCTGCAGCGGTGGTCACCGCCGGTGCCGCGGAGGAGCTGCGCCTCGTCGCCTGGGTGGAGTCCGCCGAAGTCCCGAGCGGGCTGGTCGAGGAGCTACGAAGCTGGCTCGTCGCGCGCTTGCCGGAGGCGCTGGTGCCGTCGGTGATCACGGTCGCCGCCGCCCTGCCGCGGCTGCCCAACGGCAAGCTCGACCGCGCCGCGCTGGCGGAGCGCGAGCCGGAGCCGGCGCGGCCGCTCTATGTCGAGCCGGAGAGCGAGGCTGAGCGCGCTCTCGCCGCCATCTGGGGCGAGGTCCTCGGCGTCGAGGAGGTCGGTGCCGAGGACAACTTCTTCCGCCTCGGCGGCGACTCGATCTTGACCGTGCGGGTGCGCGCCGCGGCGGCGGCGCGCGGCCTCGAATTTTCGGTTCAGGAGGTCTTCAACCACCCGACGGTGCGGGAGCTGGCGGCGGTGGCCCGCCAAGAGTCGCCGGTGGCGGCCGCGGAGAGGCCGGTCGCGCAGGAGCGCTTCGCAGGTCTCTCGGACGTCGATCGGGCCCGGCTGCCGGCGGATGCCGAGGACGCCTTTCCGCTGCTCGCCCTCCAGGAGGGAATGCTGTTCGAGAACGCTCGCGACCCCGCGGCCGGGCACTACGTCGATGTCCTCTGCTTCGACCTCGCGATGCCCTTCGACGCGGCAGCCCTCCGGCGCGCCCTCGGCTGGCTCGCGGGCAGCCATCCGGTGCTGCGCACGTCGCTCCACCTGCACGGCTTCGAACAGCCCCTGCAGGTGGTCCACCGCTGGGCTGAGATTCCGCTCGAGGTCGGCACCGGGTCCGATCCCCCTTCGGCCGAGGCGCTGCTCGCAGCGGAGCGCGCCCGCGGCTTCGACCCCCAACAGGCCCCGCTGATTCGCCTCAAGGCGTACCGATTGGACGAGCGCCGAGTGCGCCTCGTCGTCTGTGAGCACCACGCCATTCTCGACGGCTGGAGCGCCGCTTCGTTCCTGACCGAGCTGCTGCGCCTCTACCACGACCTGGTTTCCGGTGCTCCGGCGAAGCCGCCCGAGGCACCGCCGGTGGGGATGCGGCGGGCGGTCGAGCTGGAGCGCGCGGCGCTGGCCGACACGGCGAGCGAGCAGTACTGGC
This portion of the Acidobacteriota bacterium genome encodes:
- a CDS encoding condensation domain-containing protein codes for the protein ALGEALERWREVVPPEVRLINVYGPTETTISVTSADLSGDSSAPGRVSIGRPMPGVRVYVLDRRGEPALVGAAGELAIGGGTLARGYLDAPGATADAFRPDPFCGQPGARLYRSGDRARFASNGQLEVLGRLDRQIKLRGFRIEPGEVEAVLAACPGVRAAVVMARQTAAGPALAAWVASARPIEEVVAAAAERLPKPLRPSLWAAVDRFETTTSGKVDLRQLPSPAPLASTTGRGGERSVEEETLAVLWQQVLGGEEPGPDDDFFALGGHSLLAARLIPRVREAFGVEMPLSDLFEAPTLRAQAIRLTERLRQPLRPSPPPLAPATDRRRLSAGQRALWFVDRLDPGSPAYGISSAIRLEGDLDPLALRTAWSALAERHEVLRTRFPEEDGEPVARPLAPPSPESWPLIDLGALASPAADREARRLAGAESRFRFDLAGAGPLRVLLLRHGDRRWDLLVNVHHIATDGTSMTILFADLQRLYGDLAAGRRPTLEPLPLQYGDYAAWEKRWLDRPDVAGPLLESWRARLGGELPKLALPVDRPAGSDATPGVAESGDTGASRSRGGVVPLAVSREQLSPVLAAAAERGATPFVAFLAAWKLYLAQLTGERDLRVGTPVSVRPARVLEQVVGLFANTLVLRTSLDDDPTFLAAVDRVRGTAIAAWAARELPYERLVAALRPDRAAGAAPLYEVWFVLQDEPPRLAIPGLSAELLVTDVAPPAKFDLALNLTLHDGALRGFVEHDPARISETTARRLAAGYVDLLSAIAADPARPLSELAAQISEEERSTRAARRRGFESALRSGLATRRAVVITNSTPEEPES
- a CDS encoding TauD/TfdA family dioxygenase, with the protein product MTNPRSVPPPTLPGIGAVRRRAVASPSAAVTCEPLAGGSPVVVTPAAGADLDLEAWAAGERESVDRWFAEHRALLFRGFRVDGLEAFRSFAGATADGDPLDYRDRSTPRPELGRGVYVSTVYPPARSIDLHNEGTYWVRFPLKIYFGSLIVADEGGETPIADVRRVLARLPETVRERFRRLGVLYVRNYNDGFGLPWQEVFQTESREEVEDYCRGNAIELEWKAGDRLRTRQHRPAIRRHPVTDEEIWFNHALFFHTSSLDSEMRRTLLADLGEEGLPYATYYGDGSPIEPEVTAAIRQAYEQETIAFPWQTGDVLMLDNLCFAHGRRPYRGERQVVVAMMEPVAG
- a CDS encoding amino acid adenylation domain-containing protein, which encodes MSEAAFRASPQQRRAWTLRRHGGSSARPFGAHLAFSAAPGLPSGIEAALRRAVVAATARHEVLRTRLEQPPGHSVPVQRIAPQAGAPPAVVDLSHLGERAWRETAHRLAAGAPLGSDLGASPFGALLLRLPGGESAVLLSLASAAGDAASVAALAAEIASEANGSEAPEPALQYPDAAEWQLSLLEGDAAAEGRDFWHRRRNRESAGAGVDEAVPLATAGDGPFRPQELRRSVSAGTRSAVEAIAADAGCDPSTVWLVAWAWLLARLADRPRVTVGALADGRRLDELRSAQGPFARYLPLVLEPDPRRPLVEAARRVAEALEEAMGWQEALAPDEIPAPELLFELAPPVVLDEPFRVVGRHAMSEPFLLRLALDHFAVGEEGGEAGATTLILGRDASRIDSAVAEEWLAALVALIESAAENLAAPLASLPLAIPSDAVRSSAPVPASAGPATLSGEAPDVVEVIARRAAEQPEATAVLDASGAASYGEIAADAARLADRLTALGIGADDVVAIHLPRDRRFVAAVLGTMASGAAYLPLDPGYPRPRLLGAIADAGARILVTGEPEGEAETLTEEFAEGGGTVLRPDTLDGGTPSLIPRPVSPAVAAYVLFTSGSTGRPKGVVVSRGALAASTAARGVHYREPVGVYLLLSSFSFDSSVAGLFWALADGGALALAPGGFQWDLRGLLATAEGWGVTHLLALPSLWWLLLEEKAAADRFPELRCVIVAGEACPASLVELHRRVTPEAELHNEYGPTEGTVWASVAELRSEAPGAAVPIGWAAPHAHLHLRDRNFGGPLPAGAPGELLIGGAGVARGYIGRPAETAARFVPDPWSGASGARLYRSGDRAWRRGDGALVFLGRSDRQVKVRGHRIEPAEIERLLGEHPKVRAAAVVTAGAAEELRLVAWVESAEVPSGLVEELRSWLVARLPEALVPSVITVAAALPRLPNGKLDRAALAEREPEPARPLYVEPESEAERALAAIWGEVLGVEEVGAEDNFFRLGGDSILTVRVRAAAAARGLEFSVQEVFNHPTVRELAAVARQESPVAAAERPVAQERFAGLSDVDRARLPADAEDAFPLLALQEGMLFENARDPAAGHYVDVLCFDLAMPFDAAALRRALGWLAGSHPVLRTSLHLHGFEQPLQVVHRWAEIPLEVGTGSDPPSAEALLAAERARGFDPQQAPLIRLKAYRLDERRVRLVVCEHHAILDGWSAASFLTELLRLYHDLVSGAPAKPPEAPPVGMRRAVELERAALADTASEQYWQERLSGAPAAALPPASAGSPGGRRELPIELSDSLARAVRELARELAVPVRTVLLTAHLRCLAEAGGATEVVTGLVTHGRPEEEGGERALGLFLNTVPFPLRLRAESWRDLIARVHAAEGEMIPHRRFPLAELVRRRGGLLFDNAFNFVHFHVQREAREVAGFEVLAVAGQETTELPLVATFRSQISGSGISGELAVDGKTLGSLQAETLAAFYPRVLAAMTDDPAGRHDGFESGTAQLFSVGDDSVVSWRARLDAPARERSEEPAVATRRTPPANDSERRVAEVFSELLGVADVAAEDDFFRLGGHSLLAGRAAALLRDRMGVDLTLGELLASPTVRAIARAADRRREESVPAGAQEEDWEEVEI